From a single Cytophagales bacterium WSM2-2 genomic region:
- the tldD_1 gene encoding TldD protein encodes MTLLTKDEAYAILKKVLSYSKADECEVNLAGTNSSNIRYARNAVSTSGSISQFQLVVSSAYGKKSGIATINELDDTSLEKVVRRSEELAQLAPENPEYVSFLGPQTYAEPITYVPATAAITPKMRADAVAQSLQVAKGTKTVAAGFLEDNNGFTAMMNSKGLFAYNTSTNTNFSITMRTEDGKGSGYATRGYNDITKLNVKEATEIAAQKAVKSATAKGIEPGKYTVILEPAAAAVLLERIFFGLDARQADEGRSFLSKPGGGTKLGEKLVDERVNIYSNPLHPDLPTSTWNGDGRPQEKVSWIEKGVIKNLTYSRYWAQNKNVKAVPGPDAAIMEGGTKSLEELIAGTKKGVLVTRLWYIRDVDPQTLLLTGLTRDGTFYIENGKIQYPIKNFRFNESPIIMLNNLEELGKVERTVSVESNVNYLLPPLKIRDFTFSSLSDAV; translated from the coding sequence ATGACACTACTTACCAAAGACGAAGCTTACGCTATACTCAAAAAAGTATTGTCGTACTCCAAAGCCGATGAATGCGAGGTGAATCTGGCTGGTACCAATAGCAGCAACATTCGCTATGCCCGCAATGCCGTATCGACCAGCGGAAGCATCAGTCAATTTCAATTGGTTGTTTCTTCAGCCTACGGAAAAAAATCAGGTATCGCAACGATCAATGAGTTAGATGATACCTCTCTCGAGAAAGTAGTGCGCAGGTCGGAAGAACTCGCACAACTTGCGCCTGAAAATCCTGAGTATGTTTCTTTCCTTGGCCCTCAGACATATGCAGAACCTATCACTTATGTTCCTGCAACTGCCGCCATAACACCGAAAATGCGTGCCGATGCAGTAGCGCAAAGTCTTCAGGTGGCAAAAGGCACCAAGACCGTTGCCGCTGGTTTCCTGGAAGATAATAATGGCTTCACCGCGATGATGAATTCCAAAGGCCTGTTTGCTTACAATACCTCCACCAATACCAACTTCTCGATCACGATGCGTACGGAAGATGGTAAAGGCTCTGGCTATGCAACACGTGGCTATAATGACATCACGAAGTTGAACGTAAAAGAAGCTACTGAAATAGCTGCTCAGAAGGCGGTAAAATCCGCGACAGCGAAGGGCATAGAGCCTGGCAAATACACGGTAATTCTCGAGCCCGCAGCCGCAGCCGTGCTCCTGGAGCGAATTTTCTTCGGACTGGACGCACGACAGGCTGATGAAGGCCGGAGTTTCCTCAGCAAGCCTGGTGGCGGAACGAAGCTGGGTGAAAAGCTGGTGGACGAAAGAGTAAACATATACTCTAACCCCTTGCATCCGGATTTGCCGACAAGCACCTGGAATGGCGATGGCCGGCCACAGGAAAAAGTAAGTTGGATAGAAAAAGGCGTGATTAAAAACCTGACATACTCACGCTACTGGGCACAGAATAAAAACGTGAAAGCCGTTCCGGGGCCCGATGCTGCCATCATGGAAGGCGGAACAAAATCACTGGAAGAACTTATCGCTGGAACAAAGAAAGGTGTACTCGTTACTCGTCTTTGGTACATCCGTGATGTAGATCCACAAACGCTGTTGCTCACAGGGCTTACCCGTGATGGTACTTTCTATATCGAGAATGGAAAAATTCAATACCCGATCAAAAATTTCCGTTTCAACGAAAGCCCGATTATCATGCTCAACAATCTTGAAGAGTTAGGCAAAGTAGAGCGTACGGTAAGCGTGGAATCGAATGTCAATTATCTGTTGCCGCCTCTGAAGATCCGAGACTTTACATTCTCGAGCCTGTCAGATGCGGTATAA
- the tldD_2 gene encoding TldD protein, with the protein MGAAASMIPAIPVIGKPIDPERMLESVDPATKKKMADIALNAARSQGATYTDVRVGRYLNQFVVTREDKVQNIVNTETYGMGIRVIANGGWGFAATDKLDNDSIAQTARLAVAIAKENSRLLTEPVRLAPQKGFGEVSWKAPIEKNAFEVPIKEKVDLLLGVNSAAMKSGADYINSILFLVNEQKYFASSEGSYIDQDVHRIWPVFFVTKIDKETGKFETRNSLSTPIGMGYEYLNARPQDKIQGVTTLYKGRYDMLEDAKAAGAQAGEKLKAKSVEPGKYDLVLDPSHLWLTIHESVGHPSELDRVLGYEANFAGTSFLTLDKWQSKNFKFGSNLVNLVADKTQVGSLGAVGYDDEGVKCGQWDIIKDGVLVNYQAIRDQAHILGLDASQGCCYADNWSSVQFQRMPNVSLQPGKEKKSMDDIIKGVEKGIYIVGDGSFSIDQQRYNFQFGGQLFYEIKNGKIVGALKDVAYQSNTQEFWNSCVGIADSSDYRLGGSFFDGKGQPGQVSAVSHGSSTARFNGVNVINTSRKI; encoded by the coding sequence ATGGGAGCTGCGGCATCCATGATTCCCGCAATTCCGGTGATCGGCAAGCCGATTGATCCGGAACGAATGCTTGAAAGTGTTGACCCGGCCACGAAGAAAAAAATGGCTGATATTGCTCTCAACGCTGCCCGCTCCCAGGGAGCAACCTACACCGATGTGCGTGTCGGGCGATACCTCAACCAATTTGTGGTAACCCGTGAAGACAAAGTGCAGAACATTGTCAATACCGAAACGTACGGCATGGGAATCCGGGTGATCGCCAACGGAGGTTGGGGGTTTGCTGCTACTGACAAACTTGACAATGACAGCATCGCTCAAACAGCCAGGCTTGCTGTAGCAATTGCCAAGGAAAACTCACGACTGCTCACTGAGCCGGTTCGTCTTGCTCCGCAAAAAGGTTTTGGTGAAGTAAGCTGGAAAGCACCGATAGAAAAAAATGCGTTCGAAGTTCCTATCAAAGAGAAAGTAGATCTCCTGTTGGGGGTGAATTCGGCAGCCATGAAATCGGGGGCCGACTATATCAACTCTATTCTCTTTTTAGTGAATGAGCAGAAATATTTCGCCTCCTCGGAGGGCTCCTACATTGATCAGGATGTTCACCGGATTTGGCCTGTTTTCTTCGTCACCAAAATTGATAAGGAGACGGGAAAATTTGAAACTCGAAATTCATTGAGCACACCTATCGGCATGGGCTATGAATATTTGAATGCCCGCCCTCAGGATAAAATCCAGGGAGTGACTACTCTTTATAAAGGCCGTTATGATATGCTCGAAGATGCGAAAGCGGCAGGAGCACAAGCCGGAGAAAAGTTAAAAGCAAAATCAGTAGAGCCGGGCAAATACGATTTAGTACTTGATCCTTCTCACTTGTGGCTGACAATACACGAATCAGTAGGTCACCCGTCCGAGCTTGACCGCGTGCTGGGGTACGAAGCTAATTTTGCCGGTACCAGTTTCCTGACGCTAGACAAATGGCAGTCGAAGAATTTCAAATTCGGAAGCAACCTCGTGAATCTTGTAGCAGATAAAACGCAAGTCGGTTCACTCGGTGCAGTTGGTTATGACGATGAAGGTGTGAAGTGTGGCCAGTGGGATATTATAAAAGACGGAGTCCTGGTGAACTACCAGGCCATTCGCGACCAGGCTCATATTCTTGGGCTCGATGCATCACAAGGTTGCTGCTATGCCGACAACTGGAGCAGCGTCCAGTTCCAGCGCATGCCGAACGTATCACTTCAGCCAGGCAAAGAAAAGAAGAGTATGGACGACATCATCAAAGGAGTGGAGAAAGGAATCTACATTGTTGGAGATGGATCGTTCTCCATCGATCAGCAACGTTACAATTTCCAGTTCGGAGGACAGTTGTTCTATGAGATCAAAAATGGAAAGATCGTTGGCGCGCTGAAAGATGTGGCGTACCAATCGAATACCCAGGAGTTCTGGAATTCCTGTGTGGGCATTGCTGATTCGAGCGACTATCGTTTGGGTGGTTCATTCTTTGACGGCAAAGGCCAACCCGGACAAGTAAGTGCCGTTTCGCACGGTTCATCTACTGCACGCTTCAATGGAGTAAACGTAATTAACACCTCAAGAAAAATATAG